One window from the genome of Nitrospira defluvii encodes:
- a CDS encoding DEAD/DEAH box helicase, which translates to MRKDRKDGRDGAEAAQLVVRGKEPEEPGSAMAVTLSPWKAVLRDWQVRAVADVLAQPREDYLVTATPAAGKTRFALRIAHHYLAARSAGRVLVVCPTNHLRTQWASAAGQVGIQLDPALSNEQALEARDYHGAVVTYQQVCLAPDVFRRACRSRKTLVILDELHHAGDGKDWGKALRESFGEAVFRLALSGTPFRSDNNPIPYVRYEQGESQADFTYGYSHSIRDGVCRPILFPSYEGELTWLSDGREHRATFEDGLTFERQRERLKTALLQESWLGPVLSDAHAELQRLRKQEQADAGGLIVTMNQDHARQVADLVQKITGTRAQVAVSDDPSASKTIETFAHHKQQQWLVAVNMVSEGVDIPRLRVGVYATNVLTEMYFRQVVGRFVRMQEKVPKPQRAWLYLPKDATLVHYAKRIKVERDHVLEDIMPAVQRTLFGTAATSLKEYIPLNGVARLDALIGAEEGEPSGEGRGQPEPAVALHDQKNSLRDRHRLLVGAVARKCGVDHRQLNAELIKRTGGRVDQATIPQLERRIALLEKWRDSGFDKKR; encoded by the coding sequence GTGCGTAAAGACCGGAAAGATGGGCGGGACGGCGCGGAAGCGGCGCAACTCGTTGTTCGAGGCAAGGAGCCGGAGGAGCCCGGTAGTGCAATGGCCGTGACCCTCTCCCCCTGGAAAGCCGTGCTTCGTGATTGGCAGGTTCGCGCCGTGGCCGATGTGCTGGCACAGCCGCGTGAGGACTATCTCGTGACGGCCACGCCGGCGGCAGGGAAAACTCGCTTTGCGCTACGCATTGCCCATCACTATCTGGCTGCTCGCAGCGCCGGACGGGTGCTGGTGGTCTGTCCGACGAACCATCTGCGGACACAGTGGGCTTCCGCCGCCGGGCAGGTCGGCATTCAGCTCGATCCGGCCTTGTCGAACGAGCAAGCGCTGGAGGCACGGGATTATCACGGCGCGGTCGTGACCTATCAGCAAGTCTGTTTGGCGCCGGATGTGTTTCGCCGGGCCTGTCGGAGCCGCAAGACGCTGGTGATTCTCGACGAGTTACACCATGCCGGGGACGGCAAGGATTGGGGCAAGGCGCTGCGTGAATCATTCGGAGAAGCCGTGTTTCGCCTCGCCCTGTCCGGCACGCCGTTTCGCTCCGACAACAATCCCATTCCCTACGTGCGGTACGAGCAGGGCGAAAGTCAGGCGGATTTTACCTATGGCTACTCCCATTCCATCCGTGACGGGGTGTGCCGGCCGATTCTCTTCCCGAGTTATGAAGGGGAACTGACCTGGCTCTCTGATGGGCGCGAGCATCGAGCCACGTTCGAGGACGGGTTGACCTTCGAGCGTCAGCGCGAACGGCTTAAGACTGCGTTGCTCCAGGAGAGCTGGTTGGGACCGGTGTTGAGCGATGCCCATGCCGAGCTCCAGCGACTCCGCAAGCAGGAGCAGGCGGACGCGGGGGGCTTGATCGTGACGATGAACCAAGACCATGCGCGTCAGGTGGCCGACCTCGTGCAGAAGATTACGGGCACACGCGCGCAGGTGGCCGTCTCCGACGATCCGTCCGCCTCAAAAACCATCGAAACGTTCGCCCATCACAAGCAGCAGCAATGGCTGGTGGCGGTGAACATGGTCAGCGAAGGCGTCGATATTCCCCGCTTGCGTGTCGGAGTCTATGCGACCAACGTCTTAACGGAGATGTATTTCCGCCAGGTGGTCGGGCGGTTCGTGCGCATGCAGGAGAAAGTGCCGAAACCGCAGCGGGCCTGGCTTTACCTGCCCAAGGATGCGACGCTGGTGCATTATGCCAAGCGCATCAAGGTCGAGCGTGATCATGTGCTCGAAGACATCATGCCGGCCGTCCAGCGGACCCTCTTTGGGACCGCCGCGACGTCGTTGAAAGAATATATTCCGTTGAACGGTGTGGCTCGTCTCGATGCCTTGATCGGCGCCGAGGAGGGTGAGCCGTCCGGCGAAGGCAGGGGACAGCCGGAGCCGGCGGTCGCGCTACACGACCAGAAGAACAGCTTGCGGGACAGACATCGCCTGCTGGTCGGAGCCGTGGCGCGAAAGTGCGGAGTGGATCATCGGCAGCTCAATGCGGAGCTGATCAAGCGGACCGGTGGGCGAGTCGATCAGGCCACGATTCCGCAGTTGGAGCGGCGTATTGCCCTCCTCGAAAAATGGCGCGACTCCGGCTTCGATAAGAAGCGGTAA
- a CDS encoding peptide chain release factor 3: protein MSLPVEKSASDELRREVLRRRTFAIISHPDAGKTTLTEKLLLYAGAVHLAGAVQARSTQRQAKSDWMELEQARGISITSTMLQFDYHGARINLLDTPGHQDFSEDTYRTLMAVDSAVMVLDGAKGIEPQTKKLFAVCRKRGIPILTFINKMDQPGRHPFDLLDEIERTLGMTAVPFNWPIGEGSGFQGVYDFQQRQVLFFQRTSHNQRRAPMTVEAFPNPKLADTLGEAYGPLQEEIGLLTGAGTSFDRDRFLAGELTPVFFGSALTNFGVGPFLDAFTTLAPPPGPRHSAQGLVQPTDETFSGFVFKIQANMDPQHRDRMAFLRICSGRFEKDMMVYHARLGRKIRMTRPHRLFGRDRETIDEAYPGDVVGLVNPGLFTIGDTLTSDPTVTFDPIPHFPPECFGLLRTQDISKHKQFQKGLKQLEEEGVMQIFYSPDHVRREPVLAAVGELQFDVVMSRLEHEYGVKTSVERMPHTMARWIVGDPAAIAAVYWPSDTVRLVDQQGRGVMLFTTEHLLAYCIKSNPSIKFLLREEVAAAEG, encoded by the coding sequence ATGTCCCTGCCGGTTGAAAAGTCTGCGTCCGACGAGCTACGACGAGAAGTCTTGCGGCGGCGCACGTTTGCCATCATCTCCCATCCGGATGCCGGAAAGACCACGCTGACCGAAAAGCTCCTGCTGTATGCCGGGGCGGTCCACCTGGCCGGTGCTGTGCAGGCCCGCTCCACCCAACGCCAAGCCAAATCAGACTGGATGGAACTCGAACAGGCGCGCGGCATTTCGATTACGTCCACGATGCTGCAGTTCGACTATCACGGCGCGCGGATCAATTTGCTCGACACGCCGGGACACCAGGACTTCAGCGAAGACACCTATCGGACCCTCATGGCGGTGGATAGCGCCGTCATGGTACTGGACGGCGCCAAGGGCATCGAACCTCAGACGAAGAAACTCTTCGCCGTCTGTCGCAAACGCGGCATTCCGATCCTGACCTTCATCAACAAAATGGACCAGCCCGGACGTCACCCCTTCGACCTACTCGATGAGATCGAGCGCACGCTGGGCATGACGGCAGTCCCGTTCAATTGGCCGATCGGCGAAGGGTCCGGCTTTCAGGGCGTCTACGATTTCCAACAGCGCCAAGTGTTGTTTTTCCAACGCACCTCGCACAACCAACGGCGCGCCCCCATGACCGTGGAGGCCTTCCCCAACCCGAAATTGGCGGACACCCTCGGCGAGGCCTACGGTCCGCTGCAAGAAGAAATCGGCCTACTGACGGGCGCAGGCACCTCCTTTGATCGTGACCGGTTTCTCGCCGGTGAACTCACGCCGGTGTTCTTCGGCAGCGCCCTGACTAACTTCGGCGTCGGCCCTTTCCTCGATGCCTTCACGACACTCGCGCCACCTCCGGGCCCCCGACACAGCGCCCAAGGCCTGGTGCAACCGACGGATGAGACCTTCTCCGGCTTCGTGTTCAAGATTCAGGCGAACATGGATCCGCAGCATCGCGACCGCATGGCCTTCCTCCGCATCTGTTCCGGGCGCTTCGAAAAAGACATGATGGTCTATCACGCTCGACTAGGCCGCAAGATCCGGATGACGCGGCCCCATCGGCTCTTCGGCCGCGACCGCGAAACGATCGACGAGGCCTACCCCGGCGATGTGGTGGGCTTAGTGAATCCGGGCCTCTTCACCATCGGCGATACGTTGACCTCCGACCCAACGGTGACCTTCGATCCCATTCCGCACTTTCCGCCGGAATGTTTCGGCCTATTGCGGACTCAGGACATTTCCAAGCACAAACAGTTTCAAAAGGGTCTGAAGCAGCTGGAAGAGGAAGGGGTCATGCAAATTTTCTACTCACCGGATCACGTGCGCCGCGAACCGGTGCTGGCCGCGGTGGGTGAACTGCAGTTCGACGTCGTCATGTCTCGACTGGAGCACGAATACGGCGTCAAAACCTCCGTCGAGCGCATGCCCCACACTATGGCCCGCTGGATCGTCGGTGATCCCGCCGCCATCGCTGCGGTCTATTGGCCCTCCGACACCGTTCGTCTTGTGGATCAGCAGGGCCGCGGTGTCATGCTGTTTACCACCGAACATCTGCTGGCCTATTGCATCAAATCGAACCCCTCCATCAAATTTCTGCTGCGGGAGGAAGTGGCCGCCGCGGAAGGCTAG
- a CDS encoding AAA family ATPase, with protein MVDTRVKQPTRKPARKRGTQTVTPSVTKQAAPVRRSRSARPKRPTVAVVVLSGSTPLRRNKAAELVAEELKLDLSKVNLSSLVSRRVGETEKNINRVFDDAERSGSILFFDGADALFGTRRGGASPYADAGAAHLLQRIEDHNGLVILTTNGKSRIDQALSRQARVSVMVGIKKKKKTSV; from the coding sequence ATGGTTGATACCAGAGTAAAGCAGCCGACGAGAAAGCCCGCAAGGAAGCGCGGCACGCAGACCGTGACCCCATCGGTGACGAAACAGGCCGCACCTGTGAGGCGTAGCCGCTCCGCTCGCCCGAAGCGGCCGACCGTGGCAGTGGTGGTGCTCTCCGGCTCGACACCGCTCCGCCGGAACAAAGCAGCGGAATTGGTGGCGGAGGAACTGAAGCTCGACCTGTCGAAAGTGAATCTTTCGTCCCTGGTCAGTCGGCGGGTCGGCGAAACCGAAAAGAATATCAACCGGGTATTCGACGACGCGGAGCGCAGCGGTTCGATCCTGTTTTTCGACGGAGCCGATGCGTTGTTCGGTACGCGACGCGGCGGTGCGAGTCCATACGCGGATGCCGGTGCCGCCCACCTGCTGCAACGCATCGAAGACCATAACGGACTGGTCATTCTGACGACCAACGGGAAAAGCCGGATCGATCAGGCCCTGTCGCGACAGGCGCGAGTGTCGGTGATGGTGGGGATCAAGAAGAAGAAGAAAACGTCAGTCTGA
- a CDS encoding HNH endonuclease, whose translation MNEPWTRDQLLVVFNLYCRIPFSKTKANNPLVIEVARQIGRSAAAVAMKLGNFGSFDSALRAKGIKGLSGASRADRAIWEEFNQDWAKLSIESGLAADRFPGSSLALPPERDVASRPVDGYLAKCADIVSGPSETAREVKVRLHQRFFREAVLASYGDSCCVCSNPVPQLLMAAHIVPWAEREDLRVNPRNGLCLCSLHHDAFDNGLWAIDDTYQIKLSSALRAYLPSRILEVNFVEFSCAQIRMPDKFWPEKEFLAFHRSNLFRE comes from the coding sequence ATGAATGAGCCTTGGACGCGCGATCAACTGCTTGTTGTTTTTAACCTGTATTGTAGAATTCCTTTTTCAAAAACCAAGGCGAATAATCCATTGGTCATCGAAGTTGCTCGTCAGATAGGGAGATCAGCCGCAGCGGTAGCGATGAAGCTGGGTAATTTTGGTTCATTCGATTCTGCGTTGCGCGCCAAAGGGATCAAGGGGCTTTCTGGGGCAAGCAGGGCGGACCGTGCTATTTGGGAGGAGTTCAATCAGGACTGGGCGAAGCTCTCGATTGAAAGTGGACTTGCGGCAGATCGCTTCCCAGGCAGTTCATTGGCACTGCCTCCGGAGCGGGATGTAGCGAGTCGGCCTGTCGACGGTTATCTTGCCAAGTGTGCTGATATCGTTAGCGGACCGAGTGAAACGGCCCGCGAAGTCAAAGTTCGGTTGCACCAGAGATTCTTTAGGGAGGCTGTTCTGGCCTCATATGGAGACAGTTGTTGCGTCTGTTCCAATCCGGTTCCTCAGTTGCTCATGGCTGCACATATTGTTCCTTGGGCCGAGAGAGAGGATCTTCGCGTTAATCCAAGGAATGGTTTGTGTCTGTGTTCGCTTCATCATGACGCGTTTGATAATGGACTATGGGCGATCGACGATACTTATCAGATAAAGTTGTCTTCTGCGCTGAGAGCCTACCTGCCAAGCAGAATTCTTGAGGTAAATTTCGTCGAGTTCTCATGTGCCCAGATTCGTATGCCGGACAAGTTCTGGCCAGAGAAGGAGTTCCTCGCCTTCCATCGTTCGAACCTATTTCGTGAATAA
- a CDS encoding VF530 family DNA-binding protein, with the protein MTTSHPRDPLHGITLETIVTTLVERHGWAELGRRLPVRCFLHNPSIKSSLTFLRKTQWARERVEGMYIAELP; encoded by the coding sequence ATGACCACTTCTCATCCCCGCGATCCATTGCACGGCATCACGCTGGAGACCATCGTGACCACCTTGGTCGAGCGGCACGGGTGGGCTGAGCTTGGCCGTCGCTTGCCGGTGCGTTGCTTTCTGCATAACCCCAGCATCAAGTCGAGCCTCACGTTTCTGCGCAAGACGCAGTGGGCGCGCGAGCGGGTCGAGGGGATGTATATCGCAGAGCTCCCTTGA
- a CDS encoding alginate O-acetyltransferase AlgX-related protein, whose protein sequence is MRPEAHRRIIAILTFLVFLIGYGILFFTGVTNIRHLLDNAISAYLLAWALYGMFASIPLSEAGTRFLLTTGSLVFCWLLAEGAVLVGAVDYRSLLGAYESGTALSVTGRQFDRELLWRHEPHYQYEAPYQGNIGGALCIPPDPARKVVIRYDQNGFRNARDLDSAEIVVIGDSYMEGYFTPDEYLITTRLSELQGKSVANLGHSGYGPQQELAVLRRFGLPLQPKTVVWAFFEGNDFSDAEAYETKTRHSINDGRHDFWQDFWFRSLTRNVSALLFRPHHKCMPDSSLTEFRAEFLDATHRASTVFFASTEIKPVSGGTLHKALFPILEAAKLCRDRDIRFLVAFVPEKFRVYHDLDNVSLTTEAIRQWRVSDLPTQVQQLLEESDPRIEYVDLTPALKAAARAGIPTYLADDTHWTDEGNRVAAETIHRALQNASPTRLPPRT, encoded by the coding sequence ATGCGACCTGAGGCACACAGGAGAATCATCGCCATCTTGACCTTCCTTGTCTTCCTTATCGGATACGGGATACTTTTCTTCACGGGGGTGACGAACATCCGGCACCTGCTCGACAATGCGATCTCGGCCTACTTACTGGCCTGGGCATTGTATGGAATGTTCGCGTCGATCCCGCTCTCGGAAGCGGGCACACGATTCCTTCTGACGACAGGCTCATTGGTCTTCTGCTGGTTGCTCGCCGAAGGAGCCGTCCTAGTCGGTGCGGTCGACTACCGTTCGCTGCTCGGGGCGTACGAATCAGGTACGGCCTTGAGCGTGACGGGGAGGCAGTTTGACAGGGAACTCTTGTGGCGGCACGAGCCACATTATCAGTATGAAGCGCCGTACCAGGGAAACATCGGAGGAGCTCTGTGCATTCCACCTGATCCGGCACGAAAGGTTGTCATCCGGTATGACCAGAACGGATTTCGCAATGCCCGTGACCTCGACTCGGCCGAGATCGTCGTGATCGGAGACTCGTACATGGAGGGCTACTTCACGCCGGACGAATACTTGATCACGACGCGGCTGAGTGAATTGCAAGGGAAGTCTGTCGCCAATCTCGGGCATTCAGGATACGGTCCTCAGCAGGAACTGGCCGTCCTCAGGCGGTTCGGATTACCACTCCAGCCGAAGACCGTCGTATGGGCGTTTTTTGAAGGCAATGATTTTTCCGACGCGGAAGCGTATGAAACGAAGACTCGCCACTCGATCAACGACGGGCGGCACGACTTCTGGCAAGACTTCTGGTTTCGATCATTAACCAGAAACGTCTCGGCGCTTCTATTCCGTCCACATCACAAATGTATGCCGGATAGTTCCCTAACAGAATTCCGGGCCGAATTTCTCGACGCCACGCACCGGGCCAGCACGGTGTTTTTCGCATCCACCGAAATAAAGCCGGTGTCAGGTGGGACCCTTCACAAGGCACTCTTCCCCATCCTCGAGGCGGCAAAACTCTGCCGCGATCGAGACATCCGCTTTCTGGTGGCGTTTGTGCCGGAGAAATTCCGCGTCTACCATGACCTCGACAATGTGTCATTGACGACGGAAGCGATTCGACAATGGCGCGTCAGCGATCTGCCGACCCAAGTACAGCAGTTGCTGGAGGAATCAGATCCGCGCATAGAGTATGTCGATTTGACGCCGGCCTTGAAAGCCGCAGCGCGCGCCGGCATTCCGACCTACCTTGCGGACGATACCCATTGGACGGATGAAGGGAACCGCGTGGCAGCCGAAACCATCCACCGCGCATTACAGAACGCCTCTCCAACGAGGCTCCCACCGCGCACCTGA
- a CDS encoding YaeQ family protein, giving the protein MAPNATIFKAVLHLADVDRHYYEDHTVTLARHPSETDERMMVRLLAFARHAHDALSFGRGLSSEDEPALWQKDLTGLIELWIEVGLPDDRAVRQACGRAKQVCVYTYGGRAADQWWKQQEAALDRLNNLTVLNLSPEGSRALAGLAQRQMDLHCTIQDGQVLIGDGTHAAQIELTTWKAAVTDR; this is encoded by the coding sequence ATGGCTCCGAATGCGACGATTTTCAAAGCAGTCCTCCACCTTGCTGACGTGGATCGCCATTATTACGAAGACCATACGGTCACCCTCGCCCGCCATCCGTCTGAAACCGACGAGCGGATGATGGTCCGTCTGCTGGCCTTTGCACGGCATGCGCATGACGCCTTGTCGTTCGGCCGCGGGTTGAGCAGTGAGGATGAGCCGGCGCTGTGGCAGAAGGATTTGACGGGTCTGATCGAGTTGTGGATCGAGGTGGGCTTGCCCGACGACAGGGCTGTCCGCCAAGCCTGCGGCCGCGCCAAGCAAGTCTGTGTCTATACGTATGGCGGCCGTGCGGCGGACCAATGGTGGAAGCAGCAGGAGGCGGCCCTCGATCGATTGAACAATCTCACGGTCTTGAACCTGTCGCCGGAGGGGAGCCGGGCCCTGGCTGGTCTCGCGCAGCGTCAGATGGACCTGCACTGCACGATACAAGACGGACAGGTGTTGATCGGTGACGGAACGCATGCCGCACAGATCGAACTGACCACGTGGAAAGCGGCGGTCACGGACCGGTAA
- a CDS encoding translation initiation factor, which produces MKEKKRIPTDGEGMVWKSPFAVLKQIEVPQQTQQRGAVNPPEETSRKQTNPRGRVDIIRQTAHRGGKTVTVVTGFAGIGQAEKEQLAKEMQKACGVGGTVKDGRIEIQGDKRDDVARILTKAGFRPVFAGG; this is translated from the coding sequence ATGAAAGAGAAGAAACGCATTCCCACGGACGGAGAGGGCATGGTCTGGAAGAGCCCGTTCGCGGTCTTGAAACAGATCGAGGTGCCGCAGCAGACTCAGCAACGCGGCGCGGTCAATCCTCCCGAAGAGACCTCGCGTAAGCAGACGAACCCTCGTGGACGGGTGGATATCATCCGGCAGACGGCGCATCGCGGCGGGAAGACGGTCACGGTCGTCACGGGTTTTGCCGGTATCGGCCAGGCCGAGAAGGAACAATTGGCCAAGGAGATGCAGAAGGCCTGCGGGGTCGGCGGCACGGTGAAGGACGGGCGGATCGAGATTCAAGGTGATAAACGTGATGACGTCGCGCGCATACTCACCAAGGCCGGATTCCGTCCGGTCTTTGCGGGCGGGTGA
- a CDS encoding DNA alkylation repair protein, with protein MAEPLKNRFDPEVPRTIARMISAVYPRFDEKAFVRSALDGYEALELMPRGRKIAHELRRFMPDDYEHAIEILLNSLDQHQGRTAVQGMGGFLFLPHVFFVAEYGLDHFEASMRAQYVLTQRFTAEFSIRRYLERHQAATLARLAEWTTDPSEDVRRLVSEGTRPRLPWAPRLRAFQADPRPVLALLERLKDDPSLYVRRSVANNLNDIGKDHPALLVETAQRWLVDATEERRWIIRHALRSAVKRGESGALEVLGFGHVPRVAVEKVRIIPQRPAIGSSVTITCEIANRATVAQPVLVDLRVHYVKANGRTTPKVFKLKAVELPARAAVRLAKRLSLSQLTTRTHYPGLHRVELLVNGRPHSLGTFHLIAASRRRSTSA; from the coding sequence ATGGCGGAACCGCTCAAAAATCGTTTCGACCCGGAGGTGCCACGCACGATCGCGAGGATGATCAGCGCCGTCTATCCTCGATTCGACGAGAAGGCGTTCGTCCGGTCGGCGTTGGACGGGTATGAGGCTCTCGAACTCATGCCGCGCGGCCGGAAAATCGCGCATGAACTTCGCCGGTTCATGCCGGACGACTATGAGCACGCCATCGAGATTCTTCTGAACTCGCTCGATCAGCACCAGGGGCGAACGGCTGTCCAGGGCATGGGCGGCTTCCTCTTTCTTCCGCACGTCTTCTTCGTGGCCGAATACGGACTGGATCACTTCGAAGCCTCTATGCGCGCACAGTATGTGCTAACGCAACGCTTCACTGCAGAATTCAGCATCCGCCGGTATTTAGAGCGGCACCAGGCGGCCACGTTGGCCCGACTGGCTGAATGGACGACTGATCCCAGCGAGGATGTTCGGCGCCTGGTCTCGGAAGGCACGCGCCCCCGGTTGCCCTGGGCCCCAAGACTTCGCGCGTTCCAGGCTGATCCGCGACCGGTGCTGGCCCTCCTGGAACGACTCAAGGACGATCCATCACTCTATGTGCGTCGCAGCGTGGCCAACAATCTGAATGACATCGGCAAGGACCATCCTGCCCTTCTGGTCGAGACGGCTCAGCGATGGCTCGTGGATGCGACGGAGGAGCGCCGCTGGATCATTCGCCATGCCTTGCGCTCGGCGGTGAAACGCGGGGAGTCCGGCGCGCTGGAGGTCTTGGGATTCGGTCATGTCCCGCGCGTCGCGGTGGAGAAGGTGCGTATCATCCCGCAACGCCCTGCGATCGGATCCTCTGTGACTATTACCTGCGAGATCGCCAACAGGGCGACGGTCGCACAACCGGTGCTGGTGGATTTACGCGTGCACTACGTGAAGGCGAACGGGAGGACGACGCCGAAAGTCTTCAAACTGAAAGCGGTCGAATTGCCGGCGCGGGCGGCGGTGCGGTTGGCCAAGCGACTGTCCCTGTCGCAGCTCACCACGCGCACACATTATCCCGGCCTTCACCGGGTGGAACTCCTCGTCAACGGGCGTCCGCATTCGTTGGGCACCTTCCATCTGATCGCGGCCTCAAGACGGCGTTCGACGTCGGCATGA
- a CDS encoding AAA family ATPase — MYTDFYGLIREPFGTTPDADNLFLSPSHREALGSILYGIKERKGVILVTGEVGVGKTTILRRYLQIAAPSQQSSPHPQQTVHLYNPNLTFERLLATILQQLGIQPAGAEQSEMLRQLHEAAGAEHGRGGTIVLVIDEAQCMPIETLEGIRMLTNLETAHDKLIQIVLTGQPELEALLERHEVRHVRERIAVRARILPLTESESLAYIQHRLDQASREQVSIFSPAALRVIVQAARGIPRRLNILCDNTLMAGFRRREPIISRQIAQEVTAEIDDVRRVPLWKRREAAVLVALLALVVPAGFYLEWFPTGHQEGLEPPASERPTRQQDRGLEQPAPASPALPLESLSPLATAHAELPWVKPPAPLPPPRPVPVLPELVRVSGAPPALPEKDAAQTSEASVVQVAVGAEMISSEDAESGETARLLVVLLDAGRVVLGKAQASINNPRLEDKGFSGAVFHVRLRKEFLARTGHDLQALNAAAMPERAKPLLSKLAGLMQKAVQEVQTDINKKGIGFKGFIPATFGTQVAAIFSRDTGLKLRQIGPPEIEPRNPENRPDEQETEALLTIQKSHPRVGDHVISQRLPDHSVRVLLPLFYTRACLSCHGKPKGEVDISGYEKEGFKEGDLGGAISVILPAAAETAMSQ; from the coding sequence ATGTATACCGACTTCTATGGTCTCATCCGGGAACCCTTCGGCACCACGCCCGACGCCGACAACCTGTTCCTGAGCCCGAGTCATCGCGAGGCCCTCGGCTCGATTTTGTATGGGATCAAAGAACGGAAGGGTGTGATACTGGTCACGGGTGAGGTCGGCGTCGGGAAAACCACGATCCTGCGCCGTTACCTGCAGATCGCCGCACCGTCGCAACAATCGTCACCGCATCCACAACAGACCGTCCACCTCTACAATCCCAACCTGACGTTCGAGCGGCTCCTTGCCACGATCCTTCAGCAATTGGGCATTCAACCGGCCGGTGCGGAGCAGTCGGAGATGCTCAGGCAATTGCATGAGGCAGCCGGGGCCGAGCACGGAAGGGGCGGCACCATCGTCTTGGTCATCGACGAGGCCCAGTGCATGCCCATCGAGACACTGGAAGGCATCCGGATGCTCACCAATCTGGAGACGGCGCATGACAAACTCATCCAGATCGTGCTCACCGGTCAGCCTGAATTGGAAGCGTTGCTGGAGCGGCACGAAGTGCGTCACGTTCGAGAGCGCATCGCGGTTCGCGCCAGGATCTTGCCGCTTACCGAGTCGGAGAGCTTGGCCTATATCCAACACCGGCTCGACCAAGCCAGCCGGGAACAGGTCTCGATTTTCTCGCCTGCGGCGCTCCGCGTGATCGTCCAGGCGGCGCGCGGCATTCCCCGGCGGCTCAATATTCTCTGCGACAACACGCTGATGGCGGGATTTCGCCGGAGGGAGCCCATCATCTCGCGTCAAATCGCCCAGGAGGTCACGGCCGAGATCGATGACGTTCGGAGGGTACCGCTCTGGAAGCGCCGCGAGGCTGCCGTACTGGTGGCGTTGCTGGCTCTCGTCGTTCCGGCTGGTTTCTATCTGGAATGGTTCCCGACCGGGCATCAGGAAGGGCTTGAGCCGCCGGCGAGTGAGAGGCCGACAAGGCAGCAGGATAGGGGACTCGAGCAGCCCGCGCCCGCGTCGCCGGCCCTGCCGCTTGAATCCTTATCGCCGCTTGCGACGGCCCACGCGGAGCTCCCATGGGTCAAGCCGCCTGCACCGCTGCCGCCTCCGCGCCCCGTGCCGGTCCTGCCCGAGCTCGTGCGAGTGAGCGGGGCTCCTCCGGCGTTGCCGGAGAAGGATGCCGCCCAGACTTCCGAGGCCAGTGTCGTCCAGGTTGCCGTGGGCGCCGAGATGATTTCATCGGAGGATGCGGAGTCCGGGGAGACGGCTCGACTGTTGGTGGTCTTGCTGGACGCGGGCCGCGTGGTGCTGGGAAAGGCGCAGGCGTCGATCAACAACCCTCGCCTTGAAGACAAGGGGTTCTCCGGGGCGGTGTTTCACGTCCGGCTGCGCAAGGAATTCCTGGCGAGGACCGGGCATGACCTGCAGGCTCTGAATGCGGCCGCGATGCCGGAGCGGGCCAAGCCGCTGCTGAGCAAACTGGCCGGCCTCATGCAGAAGGCGGTGCAAGAGGTGCAGACAGACATCAACAAGAAGGGCATCGGGTTCAAGGGCTTCATTCCCGCGACGTTCGGGACGCAGGTGGCCGCGATCTTTTCACGGGATACCGGGCTTAAGTTACGACAGATCGGCCCGCCGGAAATTGAACCGAGGAACCCGGAGAATCGGCCGGACGAGCAGGAAACCGAAGCGTTGCTCACCATTCAGAAGAGCCATCCCCGGGTGGGAGACCACGTCATTTCGCAGCGTTTGCCGGATCATAGCGTACGGGTCTTGCTGCCGCTGTTCTACACGAGGGCTTGCTTGAGCTGCCACGGCAAACCCAAGGGAGAGGTCGATATCTCCGGCTACGAAAAGGAAGGCTTCAAGGAAGGCGATCTCGGCGGGGCCATTTCGGTGAT